A window of the Burkholderia sp. 9120 genome harbors these coding sequences:
- a CDS encoding glucose 1-dehydrogenase, whose translation MFDLSGRRALVTGSSTGIGFALAKGLAGAGAEVILNGRSESRLSEAVGRLRDEGASVRAASFDVTSADEVEKAIGRVESEIGAIDILVNNAGMQRRAPLEQFSHTQWEELMKTNVDSVFLVGQAVARHMIARKRGKIVNICSVQSELGRPNIAAYTASKGAVKMLTKGMAIDWGQHGIQVNGLGPGYFKTELTEALVKDETFSNWLIGRTPSKRWGDVEDLVGAVVFLSSDASNFVNGHILYVDGGVTATL comes from the coding sequence ATGTTCGATCTGTCGGGGCGTCGCGCGCTGGTCACCGGTTCGAGTACCGGTATCGGTTTCGCGTTGGCAAAAGGGCTGGCCGGCGCGGGGGCCGAAGTGATTCTGAACGGGCGCAGCGAATCACGCCTGTCGGAAGCGGTCGGCCGGTTGCGCGACGAGGGCGCTAGCGTTCGTGCGGCGAGTTTCGACGTGACCTCCGCCGATGAGGTTGAAAAGGCGATTGGTCGCGTCGAAAGCGAAATAGGGGCGATCGATATTCTCGTGAACAACGCCGGCATGCAGCGTCGAGCGCCGCTTGAACAGTTTTCCCATACGCAATGGGAAGAGCTGATGAAGACCAACGTCGACAGTGTGTTTCTGGTCGGGCAGGCGGTCGCGCGGCACATGATTGCTCGCAAGCGCGGCAAGATCGTCAATATCTGCTCCGTGCAAAGCGAACTGGGCCGGCCGAACATTGCGGCTTACACGGCGAGCAAAGGCGCGGTGAAGATGCTGACCAAAGGCATGGCGATCGACTGGGGGCAACACGGGATCCAGGTCAATGGCCTGGGGCCGGGCTACTTCAAGACCGAATTGACCGAGGCGCTGGTTAAAGACGAGACCTTCAGCAACTGGCTGATTGGACGCACGCCTTCAAAGCGCTGGGGCGATGTGGAAGACCTGGTGGGTGCGGTGGTGTTTTTGTCGAGTGACGCGTCGAACTTCGTGAACGGCCATATTCTTTACGTGGACGGCGGCGTGACGGCGACGCTCTAG
- a CDS encoding LysR family transcriptional regulator — protein sequence MEHVDWDDLRILVAIARGGTMRAAATACDLSAPTLSRRLTELERKLGEPLVDRVPSGCTMTAFGARVLAWAEQMEDLAHRIERAADVNGGAAAHGTVRINAVEWPSYILLKLLGSFQDRLPGLAIEVLTSRRPYSLARREADIALWSECPEEGDLYVRRIGRIRFGLFGSRDYYLRHKAAIVKKEWDKLSFVGYDDRQPDHPATQWLKALPGAPAPSLRSSYGMGVFDGVLGGSGLGVLAQLAGDTTSDLVCVEKHIKALDQDVWMVLHPALRDSERIRTVANLIAEIFR from the coding sequence ATGGAACACGTCGATTGGGATGACCTGCGGATTCTGGTGGCAATCGCCCGTGGAGGAACCATGCGGGCGGCGGCCACCGCCTGCGATCTGAGCGCGCCGACCCTGTCGCGCCGCCTCACCGAACTCGAACGAAAGCTGGGCGAGCCGCTGGTCGACCGGGTGCCGTCAGGGTGCACCATGACGGCGTTCGGCGCCCGCGTGCTGGCGTGGGCGGAGCAGATGGAGGACCTGGCCCACCGGATCGAACGCGCTGCGGACGTGAATGGTGGCGCGGCGGCGCACGGCACGGTGCGGATCAATGCGGTCGAATGGCCGTCGTACATCCTGCTGAAACTGCTGGGTTCGTTTCAGGACCGGCTGCCCGGACTCGCGATCGAAGTGCTGACTTCGCGCCGCCCCTATAGCCTGGCGCGGCGCGAAGCGGACATTGCGCTGTGGTCGGAATGCCCTGAAGAGGGCGATCTCTACGTGCGGCGGATCGGCCGGATCCGTTTTGGGCTGTTCGGCTCACGCGACTACTACCTGCGCCACAAGGCGGCGATCGTGAAGAAGGAGTGGGACAAGCTGTCGTTCGTCGGCTACGACGACCGGCAGCCCGATCATCCCGCCACCCAATGGCTGAAAGCACTGCCCGGCGCGCCGGCGCCGTCGCTGCGCAGCAGTTATGGCATGGGCGTGTTCGATGGCGTGCTGGGCGGTTCGGGGTTGGGCGTGCTCGCGCAACTGGCCGGCGATACGACGAGCGACCTTGTTTGCGTGGAGAAGCACATCAAGGCGCTCGATCAGGATGTGTGGATGGTGTTGCATCCGGCGCTGCGCGATAGCGAGCGGATCAGGACGGTGGCGAATCTGATTGCGGAGATTTTCCGCTAG
- the mug gene encoding G/U mismatch-specific DNA glycosylase: MGPADLDSPLSLPDLLEPALSLVFCGINPGMRAASTGHHFEGRNNRFWRVLHLAGFTPEQIRPEDDHTLLSHGYGLTTVVPRPTARAAELTRSEMQLAGEAFQRKIEHYAPRYVAFLGKMAFSAISGAPNIEWGLQAKPFGGAYAWVLPNPSGLNRGFSLDALVAAYREARVAVG; this comes from the coding sequence ATGGGACCTGCTGACCTGGACTCGCCCTTATCGCTACCCGATCTGCTCGAACCGGCCTTGTCGCTCGTATTCTGCGGAATCAACCCGGGCATGCGTGCGGCTTCGACGGGGCATCACTTCGAGGGCAGAAACAACCGGTTCTGGCGCGTGCTGCATCTGGCGGGCTTCACGCCCGAACAGATTCGCCCCGAAGACGACCACACGCTGCTTAGCCATGGATACGGCCTCACGACCGTGGTCCCGCGACCGACCGCACGGGCGGCCGAACTGACGCGCTCGGAGATGCAACTTGCCGGTGAGGCCTTTCAACGGAAGATCGAACACTACGCACCAAGGTATGTCGCTTTCCTTGGAAAGATGGCGTTCTCGGCAATCTCCGGCGCACCGAATATCGAATGGGGACTGCAAGCCAAACCATTCGGCGGCGCATACGCATGGGTCTTGCCCAATCCAAGCGGACTGAACCGGGGTTTCAGCCTCGATGCGCTGGTGGCCGCCTATCGCGAAGCGCGCGTTGCGGTGGGCTAG
- a CDS encoding SulP family inorganic anion transporter produces MKIESFHDQWFSHIRQNVLAGLTSSFALVPECIAFALVAQVNPLMGLYGAFIICALTAIFGGRPGMISGAAGSMAVVIVALVVQHGVQYLLATVVLGGLLMVLFGVLRLGKLIRMVPHPVMLGFVNGLAIIIAMAQLEHFKAATPSGVQWLHGTPLAVMCALVVLTMLIVYLLPRVTKAVPPALVAIVSVGVLSQLMHLPTRNLGDMAHIAGSLPVFHLPAVPWNLETLRIVLPYAVLMSIVGLLETLLTFNLTDDITETVGQPNRECVALGVANIVSGVLGGLGGCAMIGQTMINLSSGGRSRLSGATSGVMILLFILFLSPLIERIPLAALVGVMFVVAQQTFAWGSLRSLSKVPRNDALVVVAVTVITVFTDLAIAVLCGIVIAALNFAWQHAREIRTDVDETHSGKKTYRPHGTLFFASTANFAALFTPQHDPSDVTIDCRHLRVADHSAIDALETLAERYGKSGKALRFDNLSERCAGLLQRAGAAIEHA; encoded by the coding sequence ATGAAGATTGAATCTTTCCACGATCAGTGGTTCTCCCATATCAGGCAGAACGTACTGGCCGGCCTGACGTCCTCGTTCGCACTGGTTCCCGAGTGCATTGCGTTTGCACTGGTCGCTCAGGTCAACCCGCTAATGGGCCTTTACGGGGCCTTCATTATTTGCGCGTTGACGGCGATTTTCGGCGGCCGGCCCGGCATGATCTCCGGCGCGGCCGGGTCGATGGCCGTGGTGATCGTCGCGCTGGTCGTGCAGCACGGTGTGCAGTATTTGCTCGCCACGGTGGTGCTCGGTGGCCTGCTGATGGTGCTGTTCGGCGTGCTACGGCTCGGCAAACTGATTCGCATGGTGCCTCACCCGGTCATGCTCGGCTTCGTCAATGGGCTGGCGATCATCATTGCGATGGCTCAACTGGAGCATTTCAAGGCGGCGACGCCGTCCGGCGTGCAGTGGCTGCACGGCACGCCGCTGGCCGTGATGTGCGCGCTGGTCGTGCTGACGATGCTGATCGTCTATCTGCTGCCGCGCGTCACGAAGGCCGTGCCGCCCGCGCTCGTCGCTATTGTCAGCGTGGGCGTACTGAGCCAGTTGATGCACTTGCCGACGCGCAATCTCGGCGATATGGCGCACATTGCGGGCAGTCTGCCCGTGTTTCATCTGCCGGCCGTTCCATGGAACCTCGAGACGCTGCGCATCGTGTTGCCTTACGCGGTGTTGATGTCGATCGTCGGGCTGCTCGAAACATTGCTCACGTTCAATCTGACCGACGACATCACGGAAACCGTCGGGCAACCCAATCGCGAATGCGTGGCGCTCGGCGTGGCGAACATCGTGTCTGGCGTTCTCGGTGGATTAGGGGGCTGCGCGATGATCGGCCAGACCATGATTAATCTCAGTTCGGGCGGCCGGTCGCGGCTCTCGGGTGCGACGAGCGGCGTGATGATTCTGCTGTTTATCCTGTTTCTGTCGCCGTTGATCGAACGTATTCCGCTCGCCGCGCTGGTGGGCGTGATGTTCGTCGTCGCGCAGCAGACGTTCGCGTGGGGTTCGCTGCGCAGCTTGAGCAAAGTCCCTCGCAATGACGCGCTGGTCGTGGTGGCCGTCACCGTGATCACCGTTTTCACGGATCTGGCGATTGCCGTCCTGTGCGGCATCGTGATCGCCGCGCTCAACTTTGCGTGGCAACATGCGCGCGAGATCCGCACGGACGTCGATGAAACGCACAGCGGCAAGAAGACGTACAGACCGCACGGCACGTTGTTCTTTGCGTCGACGGCGAACTTCGCGGCGTTGTTCACGCCGCAGCACGATCCCTCCGACGTGACGATCGATTGTCGGCATCTCCGTGTCGCGGATCATTCCGCGATCGATGCGTTGGAGACCCTCGCTGAGCGCTACGGAAAATCCGGCAAGGCGCTCAGGTTCGACAACCTCTCCGAGCGGTGTGCCGGCCTGCTGCAACGAGCGGGCGCCGCGATCGAGCATGCGTGA
- a CDS encoding DHA2 family efflux MFS transporter permease subunit, with translation MNASTNSAPLPPLTGGKLVLATLAVALATFMNVLDSSIANVAVPTIAGNMGVSVDEGTWVITLFAAANAIAIPLTGWLTQRVGQIRLFVWAILLFVLSSWLCGMAPNLPTLLAARIVQGAVAGPLIPLSQAILLGSYPKERSSTALALWAMTATVGPIAGPALGGWITDSYSWSWIFYINIPVGIFAAGVTWFIYRTRETPTKRLPIDKVGLLSLIGWVGSLQIMLDKGKDLDWFNSPVIIALTVFAVISFVFFLIWEFTEKNPIIDVRLFAGRNFLGGTVAISIAYAVFFSNLVILPQWMQGFLDYRSVDAGLATAPLGIFAVLLAPVMAKIMPKSDARVLATLAFVGFAAVFFMRSHYTTGVDTWTLVLPTLLQGIPTALFFVPLTAIILSGLAPNKIPAAAGLSNFVRVFAGAVGTSLVSTGWNNRTILHHSQLAEQTSVNNPVFTQGLEALQTTLGGSSAQAMAYFEHALNAQAAMLGLNDIFWLSGVIFIAIVPLIWVTKPSKDASAAAAGAGGH, from the coding sequence ATGAATGCTTCGACGAATTCCGCACCGCTTCCGCCGCTCACGGGCGGCAAGCTGGTTCTTGCAACCCTCGCCGTGGCGCTGGCCACTTTCATGAACGTGCTGGACTCGTCGATCGCGAACGTGGCGGTGCCCACGATCGCCGGCAACATGGGCGTCTCCGTGGATGAGGGCACGTGGGTCATCACGTTGTTTGCCGCGGCGAATGCGATCGCGATTCCGTTGACGGGCTGGCTCACGCAGCGGGTCGGCCAGATCAGGCTGTTCGTGTGGGCGATTCTGCTGTTCGTGCTGTCTTCATGGCTGTGCGGTATGGCGCCGAATCTGCCGACGCTGCTCGCCGCGCGGATCGTGCAGGGCGCGGTGGCCGGTCCGCTGATTCCGCTGTCGCAAGCCATTCTGCTTGGCTCGTATCCGAAGGAACGAAGCTCGACCGCGTTGGCGTTGTGGGCGATGACCGCAACCGTCGGTCCGATTGCCGGCCCGGCGCTCGGCGGCTGGATCACCGACAGCTACTCCTGGTCGTGGATTTTTTACATCAACATTCCGGTCGGTATCTTCGCGGCCGGCGTGACGTGGTTCATTTATCGCACCCGCGAAACGCCGACGAAGCGTCTGCCGATCGACAAGGTCGGTCTGCTGTCGCTGATCGGCTGGGTCGGTTCGTTGCAGATCATGCTCGACAAAGGCAAGGATCTCGACTGGTTCAATTCGCCGGTGATCATCGCGCTGACGGTGTTCGCGGTGATCAGCTTCGTGTTCTTCCTCATCTGGGAGTTCACCGAAAAGAATCCGATCATCGACGTCCGCCTGTTCGCGGGGCGCAATTTTCTCGGCGGCACCGTGGCGATTTCCATTGCCTATGCGGTGTTTTTCTCGAACCTCGTGATCCTGCCGCAGTGGATGCAAGGCTTCCTCGACTATCGCTCGGTGGATGCGGGGCTGGCCACCGCGCCGCTCGGCATCTTCGCGGTGCTTCTCGCGCCGGTGATGGCGAAGATCATGCCGAAGTCCGACGCCCGCGTGCTGGCCACGCTTGCATTTGTCGGCTTTGCCGCGGTGTTCTTCATGCGCTCGCACTACACGACCGGTGTGGATACGTGGACGCTCGTTTTGCCCACGTTATTGCAGGGGATTCCCACCGCGCTGTTCTTCGTGCCGCTCACCGCGATCATTCTGTCGGGTCTCGCACCGAACAAGATACCGGCTGCGGCTGGCCTGTCGAACTTCGTGCGGGTGTTTGCCGGCGCGGTGGGGACGTCGCTCGTGAGCACGGGCTGGAACAACCGGACGATCCTGCATCATTCGCAACTCGCCGAGCAAACCAGCGTGAATAACCCGGTGTTCACTCAGGGGCTCGAAGCGTTGCAGACCACGCTGGGGGGCAGTTCGGCTCAGGCGATGGCGTACTTCGAACACGCGTTGAACGCACAGGCCGCGATGCTCGGATTGAACGATATCTTCTGGCTCTCCGGCGTGATTTTCATTGCGATCGTGCCGTTGATCTGGGTGACCAAACCGTCGAAGGATGCCTCAGCGGCGGCGGCCGGTGCGGGCGGGCATTGA
- a CDS encoding sugar ABC transporter substrate-binding protein — MIRHFQPARRRAIVASAAFLAVSILPMQTAFAQATHKPKVALVMKSLANEFFLTMETGAKDYQKQNPTKFDLVTNGIKDETDTANQIRIVEQMIVSKVDALVIAPADSKALVPVLKKAVDAGIIVVNIDNKLDTDVLKSKDLNIPFVGPDNAKGAQKVGDYLAKHLKSGDNVAIIEGVSTTTNAQQRSAGFKQAMATGGMKVVSLQSGEWEIDKGNAVASQILNANPDVKALLCGNDNMAIGAVSAVRAAGKAGKVQVVGYDDINAIKPMLADGRVLATANQYAAKQAVFGIDTALKALAEHKKQSELSGVVETPVDLVTK, encoded by the coding sequence ATGATTCGCCATTTCCAACCGGCGCGCCGTCGCGCCATCGTAGCCAGCGCAGCTTTCCTCGCAGTGTCGATCCTGCCGATGCAGACGGCATTCGCTCAGGCCACCCACAAGCCGAAGGTCGCGCTGGTCATGAAGTCCTTGGCCAACGAATTCTTCCTGACCATGGAAACCGGCGCGAAGGATTATCAGAAGCAGAATCCCACCAAATTCGACCTCGTCACGAACGGTATCAAGGACGAGACGGACACGGCTAACCAGATTCGCATCGTCGAACAGATGATCGTCTCGAAGGTCGACGCGCTGGTGATCGCGCCGGCCGATTCGAAGGCGCTGGTGCCGGTCCTGAAGAAGGCCGTGGACGCCGGCATCATCGTCGTCAATATCGATAACAAGCTGGACACGGACGTGCTCAAGTCGAAAGACCTGAACATCCCGTTCGTTGGTCCGGATAACGCGAAGGGCGCGCAGAAAGTCGGCGACTACCTCGCGAAGCACCTGAAGTCGGGCGACAACGTCGCCATTATCGAAGGCGTGTCGACCACCACCAACGCGCAGCAACGTAGCGCCGGCTTCAAGCAGGCCATGGCAACGGGCGGCATGAAAGTCGTGTCGCTGCAATCGGGCGAGTGGGAGATCGACAAGGGCAACGCGGTGGCGAGCCAGATCCTCAACGCGAATCCGGACGTCAAGGCCCTGCTGTGCGGCAACGACAACATGGCAATCGGTGCCGTGTCCGCGGTGCGCGCAGCCGGTAAGGCGGGCAAGGTGCAGGTGGTGGGTTATGACGACATCAACGCCATCAAGCCGATGCTGGCCGACGGCCGCGTGCTCGCGACCGCCAATCAGTACGCCGCTAAGCAGGCTGTGTTCGGTATCGACACCGCTTTGAAAGCGCTCGCCGAACACAAGAAGCAATCCGAGTTGTCGGGCGTCGTCGAAACGCCGGTCGATCTGGTTACCAAATAA